A stretch of Babesia bigemina genome assembly Bbig001, chromosome : V DNA encodes these proteins:
- a CDS encoding methionine aminopeptidase I, putative: MNIPLFGIAATFTGLAFRDAVPGETAAVSAAHVAVNRPLWTPKPAFGVTNAASIAFLGHIADEGRGGGGRCFRRRECGVTQTASCRPKRPADIASQKHVLEKERYIRRQAPKGFGDPKTQTPEPVSNKSKEVLQELKKDYPSATIKQIWDIYSYTGPIKKGVVSGRLLPAKGVERPNYYKSGIPTYVEYPRDSDYRGQDDPRGTIKNAQEIEGIRKACRIAREILDSINPLVVEGVFTDDIDRLVHKMARIKGVYPSPLNYHGFPKSVCTSVNEIACHGIPDSTVLSAGDLLNVDVTVYADGFHGDVSETFIVLPAKDPKRVANRKTEIGMYERNKMRYHASLHDNVWDAGATIMMQLNLLQALDAAVRRLQVNDGWGEWFEYLYTDDTDRKPLFLSNKEDDFKRIGTRVAMDVETLYNTVNQESSYDGRIVGIPATQIPTTISPPGQPKKFTTIPNPDIIRHIFQKADPNRHLKPYLFSHTFEDDVALMKVAYDALMRAIQICAPGVRVNEIGRVIREWVEANNCNVLPNLVGHGIGRNFHENPIIHHADNESDVIMEPGMVFTIEPIVTRSRHEECVTWPDGWTMATRDGKKTAQFEHTILITDNGHEILTKRLPSSPNRKDLNKDRKSESCSKGDKNVQAFFVFADVATTKRLSLTIFT; this comes from the exons ATGAACATCCCGCTGTTCGGCATAGCCGCGACGTTCACGGGCCTAGCCTTCCGTGATGCCGTTCCAGGTGAAACGGCCGCCGTCAGCGCTGCACATGTTGCGGTCAACAGGCCTTTATGGACTCCAAAACCGGCATTCGGTGTGACAAATGCCGCTTCAATCGCATTCCTGGGGCATATCGCCGACGAAGGTCGAGGTGGAGGCGGTAGATGTTTCCGCAGGCGCGAATGCGGTGTCACCCAGACTGCCAGCTGCCGGCCAAAGCGCCCAGCAGATATCGCAAGCCAGAAACATGTGCTCGAAAAGGAGCGCTATATCAGAAGGCAGGCACCGAAAGGGTTCGGCGACCCCAAGACGCAGACGCCAGAACCTGTTTCAAATAAAAGCAAGGAGGTCTTGCAGGAGTTGAAGAAAGATTATCCAAGCGCAACAATTAAGCAGATATGGGATATTTACAGTTACACAG GTCCTATAAAAAAGGGAGTTGTCAGTGGGAGGCTCCTGCCAGCCAAGGGTGTTGAACGGCCGAACTATTATAAGTCAGGAATCCCGACGTATGTGGAGTATCCGAGAGATAGCGACTACAGGGG CCAGGACGATCCAAGGGGCACGATAAAAAATGCGCAAGAAATAGAGGGAATACGGAAAGCTTGTAGAATAGCGCGGGAAATTCTCGATTCAATAAACCCTCTTGTCGTCGAAGGCGTTTTCACGGATGATATCGACCGTTTAGTTCACAAAATGGCTCGTATCAAGGGGGTATACCCCTCACCTCTAAACTACCATGGCTTCCCAAAGTCCGTATGTACCTCAGTCAATGAAATAGCATGTCACG GCATACCGGATTCGACGGTGCTCTCCGCGGGGGACCTTCTGAACGTCGACGTGACGGTCTACGCAGATGGCTTCCACGGTGATGTCTCGGAAACTTTCATCGTGCTGCCAGCCAAGGACCCGAAACGAGTGGCAAATAGGAAGACGGAAATCGGAATGTATGAGCGCAACAAAATGCGATACCATGCATCATTGCATGATAATGTCTGGGACGCCGGCGCAACCATAATGATGCAACTAAACCTGCTGCAGGCACTAGATGCAGCTGTGCGAAGGTTGCAAGTGAACGACGGTTGGGGCGAATGGTTCGAATATTTGTACACCGATGACACCGATCGCAAACCGTTATTCCTGAGTAACAAGGAAGACGATTTTAAGCGTATTGGCACTAGGGTAGCCATGGACGTGGAAACACTCTACAACACAGTCAACCAAGAAAGCAGTTATGACGGGCGTATTGTTGGAATCCCGGCTACACAAATACCCACCACCATATCACCACCGGGGCAGCCGAAGAAATTCACCACTATACCAAATCCCGATATCATCAGGCATATATTCCAAAAGGCCGACCCGAATAGGCATCTCAAGCCATATCTGTTCTCACACACATTCGAAGATGATGTGGCGCTCATGAAGGTTGCTTACGATGCGCTTATGCGGGCAATACAGATATGTGCACCGGGAGTCAG GGTGAATGAGATTGGCAGGGTAATACGCGAGTGGGTCGAAGCGAATAACTGTAACGTTCTTCCCAATCTAGTTGGACACGGAATAGGCCGGAACTTCCACGAAAACCCAATCATACATCACGCGGACAATGAAAGCGATGTCATAATGGAACCAGGGATGGTATTCACAATAGAGCCAATTGTCACACGCAGTCGTCATGAAGAGTGCGTGACGTGGCCTGATGGGTGGACCATGGCCACAAGGGATGGAAAGAAAACGGCGCAATTTGAGCACACCATACTTATCACAGACAACGGGCACGAAATTCTCACTAAGCGCTTGCCATCGTCACCTA ATAGAAAAGATCTAAACAAGGATAGAAAATCCGAAAGTTGTAGCAAAGGCGACAAAAATGTCCAGGCGTTTTTTGTATTTGCTGACGTTGCTACAACAAAACGCCTGTCACTGACCATCTTTACCTAA
- a CDS encoding zinc finger protein, putative — translation MESEPIPLGATGKDSIIEASVGGNALDGVIELEEKEVESPASEGVISTSSLKRRSLGAGMELHQKRQALPDSNMGLREVDPTDVGDISQDECPASAGAPPPSDLGPSSGFVDPLGRYPGGPEMSDRPSVMFANINGEFSATTPPLFASAQLLSEPLVPVDHLSLCVNRQSMNDVHGSAVARDSSVCVDHSSIGTYGSSCATQGTSRERGDCATHPCTIDAFDDNVSNATSNSLPDVPMGVSRIDEVHPAPYDDNMDASPDIDNLDLVSAPCGGFEMLESYTATNDYGCISQISNPVCMNHLEDTAILDTMLGPTRSSQDSVSNLIGSAVDTHREVDSMPSLEIRRLSNGSVNLASDCGDVKRQIVVDENLTNTILKDLICSICLEYFYFPVTLSCGHTFCRYCIGHLRLAGKLCPLCRKEVGRPPSVNTIMWNLVKALKIRKRPTLPEAPRDTSFEEEKAWWDEHCLKPFMSLPLFLRIMFGDIVQTPPFFDDVCTCVVDFFDKHASWSKAKWVFTVEDSRVLRRLVGFDSEDMDATSTRLQLWVENYLSNNPHLCCSTEEPYPFVLKVYSDINHKIDGISFNAMNIHHRLPWDAGRHVKSLLHLPHSSVSLSHLIFVPCGQGHVGLLDCGSTIGTMIKLQGQRTLQDGDRIHVGDKHEVDVILSSTDPDMSYDHLRWDPVRKEVVDLTAPELVNVDPSSLESIDCPLLLRIYADAQEEREVWTNPKGIILGRGPQTQSAFKKLSITTQNGYISREHCLIYYDGSRPSGQRWILRDMSTLGTFLKVKPFQQPIPIETGFIFKVGQCKVEVCSATDGLHRRAPNSPAALILSQLIHNHFSNVAATIPPPQAPDTNVVQSNNSQPEV, via the coding sequence ATGGAGAGTGAGCCGATTCCGCTGGGAGCAACGGGAAAAGATAGTATAATAGAGGCCTCTGTCGGCGGTAACGCGTTGGATGGAGTAATTGAGCTGGAAGAGAAGGAAGTGGAGAGCCCTGCGAGCGAAGGTGTGATATCGACATCCTCGCTAAAGCGGCGCTCTCTGGGCGCGGGAATGGAGCTGCACCAGaagcggcaggcgctgcctGACTCCAATATGGGCCTACGTGAGGTGGATCCGACGGATGTAGGCGACATATCGCAGGACGAGTGCCCCGCAAGTGCGGGTGCGCCCCCTCCGTCTGATTTGGGCCCCTCATCCGGCTTCGTCGATCCCCTGGGCAGGTATCCAGGGGGGCCTGAGATGAGCGATAGGCCCAGCGTCATGTTTGCTAACATCAATGGCGAGTTTTCGGCGACTACTCCCCCTTTGTTTGCGAGCGCGCAGTTGTTAAGCGAGCCACTCGTTCCGGTGGACCACTTGTCGCTCTGCGTGAACCGCCAATCTATGAACGATGTCCACGGCTCTGCTGTGGCGCGTGACTCCTCGGTCTGCGTGGATCACTCGTCCATCGGGACTTATGGATCGTCGTGCGCGACCCAGGGAACCTCTAGGGAGCGCGGGGACTGCGCAACTCACCCATGCACCATCGACGCGTTTGATGATAACGTAAGCAACGCGACGTCCAACAGTTTGCCCGACGTGCCAATGGGCGTTTCGCGCATCGATGAGGTTCATCCGGCGCCGTATGACGATAACATGGATGCGTCGCCTGACATCGACAACTTGGACCTGGTTTCGGCTCCTTGCGGAGGTTTCGAGATGCTCGAATCTTACACGGCAACAAACGATTATGGCTGTATAAGCCAGATATCCAACCCTGTATGCATGAACCATCTTGAAGATACGGCCATTCTGGATACAATGCTTGGTCCCACGCGAAGTTCGCAGGATTCGGTTTCTAACCTGATCGGCAGTGCTGTTGATACGCACAGAGAGGTGGACAGCATGCCGAGTTTGGAGATTCGGCGTCTGAGCAACGGGTCTGTTAACCTTGCGAGTGACTGCGGTGATGTGAAACGTCAGATTGTGGTCGATGAGAACTTGACCAACACAATTCTGAAGGACCTAATCTGCTCCATATGTCTGGAGTATTTTTACTTCCCGGTGACGCTGAGTTGCGGGCATACGTTCTGCCGCTACTGTATTGGTCACCTGCGCCTCGCCGGCAAACTgtgcccgttgtgccgcaAGGAGGTCGGGCGCCCGCCTAGCGTGAACACTATCATGTGGAACCTAGTGAAGGCACTGAAAATTAGGAAGCGTCCTACGCTTCCGGAAGCGCCTCGTGACACGTCCTTCGAGGAAGAGAAGGCATGGTGGGACGAGCACTGTCTGAAGCCATTCATGAGCCTGCCGCTATTTCTGCGCATCATGTTCGGAGACATTGTGCAGACGCCTCCATTTTTTGACGATGTATGCACGTGCGTAGTCGACTTTTTCGATAAGCACGCGTCATGGTCCAAAGCTAAGTGGGTTTTCACGGTTGAGGATTCTCGCGTCTTGCGTCGTCTGGTGGGCTTCGATAGTGAGGACATGGATGCAACGTCGACCCGCCTTCAGCTTTGGGTGGAGAACTACCTGAGTAACAATCCCCACCTGTGCTGTAGCACAGAAGAGCCCTACCCGTTTGTGTTGAAGGTGTACAGCGACAtaaaccacaagatcgACGGTATTTCGTTCAACGCCATGAATATTCACCACCGTTTACCGTGGGACGCGGGACGTCATGTAAAGAGTCTGTTGCATCTCCCCCACTCTTCGGTTTCCCTGAGCCACCTGATTTTCGTGCCCTGCGGCCAGGGGCACGTGGGTCTGCTGGACTGCGGGTCCACTATCGGTACTATGATTAAGTTACAAGGGCAGAGAACTTTGCAGGATGGTGACAGGATCCATGTCGGTGACAAACACGAGGTTGATGTTATACTGTCTAGCACGGACCCCGACATGTCCTACGATCATTTGCGCTGGGACCCCGTACGCAAGGAGGTTGTCGATTTGACCGCCCCAGAGCTTGTGAACGTGGACCCGTCGTCGctggagtccatcgactgccCGCTTTTGCTGCGTATTTACGCAGACGCCCAAGAGGAGCGCGAAGTGTGGACTAACCCCAAGGGCATAATTCTCGGCCGAGGCCCCCAGACGCAATCCGCGTTCAAGAAGCTAAGCATAACTACACAGAACGGCTATATTTCGCGTGAGCATTGTCTAATCTATTACGACGGGAGCCGCCCGTCTGGTCAGCGCTGGATTTTGCGCGACATGAGTACGCTGGGCACTTTTTTGAAGGTGAAACCGTTTCAACAGCCAATTCCTATTGAAACTGGcttcatttttaaggtggGTCAGTGCAAGGTTGAGGTTTGTAGCGCCACTGACGGACTTCACCGCCGGGCGCCCAACTCGCCCGCGGCGCTGATTCTGTCTCAGCTCATCCACAACCACTTTTCCAACGTCGCCGCCACTATCCCACCACCTCAGGCGCCCGACACAAATGTAGTTCAAAGCAACAACTCACAGCCGGAGGTGTAA